A window of Litoribacterium kuwaitense genomic DNA:
CATGGGCGACAAGCATAGAGCTTTCATCCTGAATGGTCAGCCGGCCGTCTTCATACGCATTTAAGCTCGCGATGTGCCCGGGAATGACGACCGCTTCTTCAGCAAGAACGCCAGGTGAAATCGACGCTGTCTCATTCCACGTATTAAGCAGCGCTTCACGTGTCACCTTCGTCGTATTGACCCGTGCCGTTGAAGCGGGTGGCGTGTTGTTTTGTTGGAGCATCTGCTCGGTTGCTTCCTCACCCCATAATTCAATCCACCGCTGAACGAGCCAGCGTGGGTGGCTGTAAACGATGGACAACCGCTCATCCATCGCCTCAATTTCTGTAACCGAAGGCCACCCTTTACGCTGCGCACTTCTTAGCACGCCATTCACGAGACCAGCAATCCCTTTGTGACCGCGTTTTTTGGCAATCGTTACAGCCTCATGAATGACTGCATGATCAGGAATGCGATCAAGCTGAATCATTTGATAAGCGGACATCCGTAAGAGGATACGTACCCACGGTTGTAATTTCTTTTTCCCGAGAAAAGGGCGTAAGCTAAAGTCAAGCAGCAATTCATTTTGCAACGTTCCATAGACGAGCTCAGTCAGCAATCGCACATCAGTGGTCGACAATTGTGCTGAGTCAATGGCTTGGTTTAAGGCAAGGTTGCTGTAAGATTGTGACGTACCAACTTTTTCAAGCAGCTCTAGGGCAACTTCACGTACGGACTTCAATATAATTCCCCTAACTGAACACCAGGCTGTAATGGGCTTGTCTTTCCTCTTGCATAATCCGTAGCGTTCATTCGTTTTTTGCCCGCAGGTTGCAGCTCAGTTAATGTGAGCACTGTCTGATCACCACAGGCGACGTCTATACCTTCTTTCGTAATTCGTAAGATCGTACCTGGCGACTCGCCCGTCGTCTCCCCAGACAGAACTGCCCACCAAACCT
This region includes:
- the rsmB gene encoding 16S rRNA (cytosine(967)-C(5))-methyltransferase RsmB produces the protein MKSVREVALELLEKVGTSQSYSNLALNQAIDSAQLSTTDVRLLTELVYGTLQNELLLDFSLRPFLGKKKLQPWVRILLRMSAYQMIQLDRIPDHAVIHEAVTIAKKRGHKGIAGLVNGVLRSAQRKGWPSVTEIEAMDERLSIVYSHPRWLVQRWIELWGEEATEQMLQQNNTPPASTARVNTTKVTREALLNTWNETASISPGVLAEEAVVIPGHIASLNAYEDGRLTIQDESSMLVAHALNLDRGLTVLDACAAPGGKTTHIAERMQDEGTIHALDLHRHKVRLIDQQAKRLQLTSIHARECDARQAEKLFAPESFQRILVDAPCTGFGVIRRKPEIKWSKSRADSQALARVQLDILSAVAPLLAPGGTIVYSTCTIEPEENQDVVTRFLQTHPEFLRDDTFKSRMPAALPEEAWTHEGDIQLLPHLAGTDGFYLTALRKKGS